The sequence TAAATTAGTTTTTGTGTCTGATGCACGTGTAATggtaaaagtgaaaataatgGCGATGGAGACTGGAGAGGATAGTAGTAAATATCCTTATGTGAGTGCTCTATGCATGAACGGTGGTGATGGAGATAAGAGTTACTCCGCCAATTCTCTTATTATGGTTCTTTCATCttccatataatttttttaaccaaaaaaacagtCCTAAATTAGAAGAATTCACTACATACGTTTTTTGGGTGCAATTCACTGCAtaccttttttttaattcactACATACGTTAATAatgttataagttttttttttaataagataaCGTTGGGTGAACACGCTGAGAGCCTAAGAACATATTTATAATCTCCGAAATCGTAAGCAATATCTTGATTTCTTTGTCACTCTTTGTTTATTTCAGAGAAGAGTTTTATCAATAACCAAGCCGGTCTTGGTTAAAAACACAAAGGAAATGTTCGCAAACCTGGACTTTCTTGAATCTGTCAAAGTCGCAGATTTTGGGTGTTCGTCGGGACAAAACACGTTTCTAGTGATGTCTGAGATCGTCGACACAATCAATTTGCTATGTCAAGAACGAAACCAAAAACAGCCAGAGATAGAATGTTGTTTGAATGATCTCCCTAGTAACGATTTCAACGCAGTTTTCAAGTTCATAGCTCTCTTCAAGAAAAAAGTGACAAGTGAAGGATCGTGCTTCATATCTGGAGTCCCTGGTTCTTTTTAGTATAGGCTTTTCCCTCGCAATTCTCTCCATTTGGTACATTCAGTTTACAGTATTCATTTCCTCTCTAAGgtattttatattaaacttCTGCATACTGTAATACAGTAAAactctatatattaattcatttaaaaacttatataaactaaattatgAATTTATGATTCTAGTGGGACAATacatttacataaaatttataaaactattattttatcgatttatgatatattttaatttggtcCAACTCGAAAtcgataaatttttatttatcgagtattaatttctAGAGTTTCTATTGTATATAACTATTGGATTTTTGGACTTTAAGGTTCCGGACAGACTCGAGAAGAACAACATGAATGTGTACATAACAGCTTCAAGTCCTCTAAGTAATTACAATGCTTACTTGAATCAATTCCAAAGAGATTTCTCAACATTTCTGAAAGTGCGGTCGGAAGAGATGGTTTCTAATGGACGAGTGATTCTTACAATCATGGGCAGAAACACTATTGATGATCCATTGTATAGGGATTGTTGTCATTGCTGGACATTATTATCCAACTCTCTCCGTGACTTAGTCTTGGAGGTATCAAGGAAAAAATATCCATATTTGGATATGTTCACGTACGCATGATTTCAAAGATTGTCATGATTTTTGTATAGGGTCTTCTGAGTGCATCAAAAGTGAATTCGTTCAAAATCCCTTTTTATGATCCGACCAAGGAAGAAGTTAAGGAGATAATAAGAGAAGAAGGATCCTTCCAAATAAACGACTTGGAGACACATGGATTTGATCTCGGCCATAGTTACGAGGATTGTGTCTCACAATCAGGTagagaaggaaaaaaagaagCTGGTTGTATAAGAGCAGTGACAGAATCAATGCTCGTAGCTCACTTTGGAGATTCCATCAATATCGATACACTGTTTAGCAGGTATGCGCATCATGTGTCTCAGCATGCTAGCTGCAAGATCAAAACTACTGTAACTCTAGTTGTTTCATTGATTCGGAAATAACTCTAGTTCTTACTCTCATTGTTAGGATTCAAATAgggtattttgaattttcatattttcaggTTTACGCTCCTAAGTCACgttctaatattttattagtatGAATGGGTTAGATAATAATACTTCAGGTTCTGTTCAAATTTGTATTACATCCTAAAATCCATAAAGTTACCACTTCGGTTATATAAGTTTGGTTCGGATATATCTgaagtaacaaaaataaattttaaagcaaaacataaaaaatacttaaaatgaaTAGAATTTAATCTAATACACattaaattgaataaaataacagtaaaatgttaaatcaagcacaaaaacaaacattttttgtagACAATATAGACAATATGCATTATCTTATAGATAGAGTAGACTTGATATTTCAACGAGCAAATTTTGAAgtactaatttataattaatttgatagttacagtatctaaaattttaatatttatttttatatatcatatcaacaTAAATATTGAATTGAGTATttgaaaatacttatatacatcgatatatatatgtatttcaaatatttatattgacaataattttggattttttatatTAGCCGTTTGGATTCGGTTCATAACATTTTGGATTCCAATAAGTTTTAAAACACCTTACAAAACATGTTTGGGTTTTTTATATTTCGGATCGGATAacggatcgggtttttcggttcaGATCTCGGATTCTGGATTTTATGCCAGCCCTAGAGACTATCTAGCTTGTCTGTACACATGACATATTATCCACAGGTTTCGTTGTGAGCTCGTTCATTTTGTTGGCTTGTTTCCAGGGTTATTTTCTCGATGGCCCAATTATTTTGTTACACGATTTACTTTGAAagcaaataatgtttttttctgtGGAACACACAAATAATGTTTGATTCCACATTGGTTACATTTACACAAAACCTCATTTCCTATTGGTATTGTTCTTTTAGGACCTctatagcaattttttttttgtaaactaaatatatagcagtattctttttttttttgtaactgattaTATACCAATattcttgtttctttttatttgagaAAGTGACGGTACCCTATTGCACATTAATTATATTGCTCGTATTcgataaacacacacacacacatatttatatatatatagatatatatgaaGCCATATCAGAACAACTAACTAATTCAGTCTCTTTTGGTTAATTAATatgttgaatatttttttttttggtaaacttcgAAAATATTGTTTCTTTTCTCTTTGTATGTTGgatattaattttgttatacaATAGTATGCACTAATCTAGGGCATGCACGGCCGAACAACCATTTTGAGCAAAACAATGAAACTGCATGTCATTATCTTTTTGAGTGATAAAGAACCCCTCAAGTTCAAAAGCTATAAACGCACATGTTGTTTTCCTCTTTTCAAGTGTGTTGAAACAAAAACTTAGAAAGGACAATATGGTTAATAACTTATTTGAATAAACAATTCTGAATTTCTGCAAGGGCCTCTAAGCTCTAATGTAGATGTTTCCACAGTGATAAAGAAAAGAGGTCGGTATTGGTACTGGTATTGGTATAGAGAGGAAGGAATAAAATATCAGTGTGATTGAAGAAAGAGACTGAATGGTATATGGAGTTGCGCAGGTATCGAGGTTGATGGCAATCTCCAACCCTTGATCTGCCTTGATTATATGTTTGCCTTCGTAACAATACTTGCGGATAAAAACAAAGGAAGTAGAGCTTTTACAGCTATGGTTTGCACGAATTTACAGTAGTTTCACTGTTTGAAAAGTAGCCTTTATCCcttcaataattttaatagaTAGTCCCCACATGTTAGAACTAAAGCTGGAAACTCGCGCACGTTATGCGCATTTTATAGCAAACACCGCCTCACTTTCAAACTGTGGAGGGCAAAGAAGGATGGAGAAAagggaagaagaaaggaagACTCATGTTAAAAGAGGGTTGTGGAAACCTGAAGAAGACATGATACTTCGAAGCTATATCGACACTCATGGAGAAGGAAACTGGGCAGACATCTCTCGTAGATCCGGTCCGAATTCAAACTCTCCACATACGTTTCAGTTACTCCAGAATCAGTGTTGAAGTTTTGGGAAGATTAGGAATACGTTTTCTTGTGTTTCAGGATTGAAGAGAGGAGGCAAAAGCTGTCGGTTGAGATGGAAGAACTACCTAAGACCAAACATCAAAAGAGGAGGCATGACGCCTCAAGAACAAGACCTCATCATCCGCATGCATAAGCTTCTCGGCAACCGGTATTTCCTCTTCTTTTACCATTCATCATCACTTTCTCAAAGATTAACTTAATTCTTTTCTACCACCAGATGGTCGTTGATCGCGGGTCGCCTTCCGGGTAGGACTGACAACGAAGTCAAGAACTACTGGAATACCCATTTGAACAAGAAATCCAGTTCCAGGAAACAAAATGCAACTGAATCAGTGGAAGCCACTCCATGGGTCGACAAGCCAGTTATGTCTACAGAAGTGAGAGGAAGCCATGGAGGAGGAGAGGGAGAAGAGGGCACTACCACTACCTGGATGGAAGAGACCAACTTCTTCGCCCGCATAGAATCTCCCCTGCCTCTCACTGCTCATAACCCAGACACTCTTTTGTTTGACCCATCTTTTGCCTTCACCGATTGCTTTCCTCTGCTTTAGCCTTTAGGACTTTCCTGATTCTATCTCTGAGCGATAAATTCTTGCATAGACTTTGCGAATCATATTATACAATTAGTCTAAGcaagaattaatcatgaattgTAATAAGCCCTGATTCATTGTGGATCCTATCCTTATCTTATCAAACATCAACTCCAGTGCAATACATGTACCAAACTATTTTGCCACTCaagtaaagaaaacaaaaaacatatgtCCATTGAATTAATAACTGCGCGTAATTTTGGTAACATGTCCTTAAGAAAAGGGAAAGTTGTAAGACTTACAAAACATCATCGTCCAGAGAATATACGATACCATCATCAAGAGGCAAAGAAGGAGGGGTTCCTGGAGGGATACTAGCAGCACCGTTTTCACCAGCACATATGCAAAGTGCTTCGGCATCTCTGACTGTGGAATCCAGGTCAATATGCCCAGAAAGCTCGTTGATGAATTTTAAGAGAGTGTCGAAATCCATCTGTTCTCCCATTATCGTACTGCGACATCGCTTCAGGATTGCTACACAAACATAGAGGTGAAGGTGTTCTGTGAGGTACTGGGTCCATAACACCTCCCACAACTGCATTGTCTTCTCGTACTCAAACTCCCTGATACATGTACGTTTCCACCACAGTCAAATACAACCAACAAAATTCCACGTGTGATGGAACTGtattcaaattattttaaactggAAAAGGTGGAGaagaatacacaaacctttTAAATTGTATCAGGATCCAGCGGAAACAGAAGAAGTAATTCAAGCAGTCATTCTGCTTAAAGTAATTATGCAGTGGGCTATCGAGCAACTCCACCAGCTGTTGGACAGTGAAAATGAAAAGGCTCCAGATTCAGATCCCAAAAATTAATGCTGAATGCTGATAGAAAGGAAGAAATATAAAACGCAGAGGTGCTGTCGAGCCAAAATTATAAACCTTTGAGAGTGCAAAGAGCTGAGTATGCATCCCATTCTGATCACGGTTAAAGTTGGGTCCAAGGCGTTCCATCAATGCCACAAAACACCAAAAGGCTTCTGATTCATCCTCCATCACGAACAAGATAGGAGACAGATAATCACTCATTCCCTAACAAGCAAAAACCACAAAACCATTTGTCAGTTAAATCACAGTGGGAATATTCAATGCAAAAGCCAGAAATAGATGACTGTCCAGCATTCCCGTGGAGACACTCAAAACAAAATGGAAACTAACAGTATGGACACAGCCAACTTGTAACTCAGTACCTGGCAGTAACCGAGGTCAAAATTGTAGAAGGAGTACGTCAACAAAATATCACGCATGATATTGACATTCAGATTATCATCCCCTTCATAGTACTCAAATGACCTATCAGTTCTTACCTGCAGAGGAAGAAATAAACAAGGCATTTAGCTCAATAGGAATTCGATGAGTCTGcatacataaaatattaaaatagattCTCAAACTCTTCTTACCACATCTTTATCTATCAGCCCCTTCCTCTCCCGATATTTTGTGAACCTTTTTGCTTGTTCGCGGGAGATGCTCTGTTAAAAAGAATAACTACTTGTTAAGAATGCCATTGAACATGAGGGAAATAAGCTGGTCGAGGAACGCCTCAGTTTTATATAACTAGCTCAGACATTTTTCTGCCTAGTACTATATAGCCAATATTAAGTGATTTTGAGAGATGTCAAATTATGATGAACGAACCTGCCACTGCTGTTTCAAGGTTGCATATTCCATCTGTTTGACAGATCGAAGATATTCTCTCTCTGCATACGTTGATTCATATGCATGATATCCCAAGAGAAAGGGCCAGACCTGTAATTGTGACCCTAAGTTATCAATCTGCATATACTTACGAAAAGCCTAAATTCGACTTTCATCTGAAATAGAAAATTTCACCTCTTTTCGCAAATGGTGCTCAATGCCTCCATAGAAAACTCTCTCTCGAAGAGCTTTTGATTCAACAACTCGTCCTTCAGAATCCAAGAATGCTGTGAACTGAGAACCCaggaaaagtttattttttaagcaaatgataagaaaaaagagaaatttgTGCGTACacactgcaaacaaaaaaacaaaacatatcttATAACAGGGTACTAAGTCGTTATTTTAAACTTCACCATAATGCTTGGAGATATACTATTTCTTCTCTACCATTTAGTAAAAAGATGAAACACAGCATTTGAAAGTTCATACCTCTTGAGACCCCATTGGTGGTTGCCTTGGTTTTCCCCACACCAAACTCAACTTGTTAAACTGCAAAGGAGGAACAGTTATACGGCATAATCTCTAACAAATTCATAAGTACGATTTTACCCCAAAGATTTAAGATAAATGATAATCTTTACAAAACACAGAAGAAAACTAGATGCTGAATCATGGCGCAAAGGAAGATTCACAATATACGGACACAATTTCTACCAACATGCTATTGCttataacaaaaacataaactaaatataatccTTACCTCTAAGGGATCAGCAGGGACATCAATGTCATTATAAATTTCTTCATCATTGAGATGCTCCTTTTCAGGATAACTATGAGGGTTTTGATCATGTTTTTCCTCAACAATATTTGACAGCTTTTCGGGGTAACTATGCACGGGCTGGTTATTCCATCTCTTGCCGGCGGAACCAAAGCCATTGTTTTCAGAAAACAACTGAGTTGTTGTTTCTCGAGCAAACTTAGTAACCAGAGAAAACTTCTCTAGAAGATGAATTGAAAGATCACGAGTAGGATCATGACTCTTCTGCTTCCTCAATCCATACTGGGAAAGATTAGAAACTCTGTTGTCGACACCTGCACTTGTTCCCCCTTGACTTTCATTAGAATATACTTCATCTAATGGGTATGTAGATTGTCCACTTGCAACAGGCAGTGAACTTGGCAACTCCAATGAAGAAAGAGTTTTCTGTCGGATATTACCATAAAATATATTAGCccataaaataaaccaaaatgatCACTCCACACAGCAGGAGATGATTTGTTATAGTTACCTGCAAGCGACTCTGAAAATCATTCACAATGAACACGTTTGCATCTTCTGCTGACCTATAAAAGGTAAGCTTATGTAAGACAATATTATTTCCGGCATAACTATGTAACGACTCATCCAGTTCCATACTAAATAAACATCACACATCAGGGACAAACCTAGCAAGAAGAACATGTTGCTTCACTGTGGCTAGAAACTCCTTAACTCCTCCGTTGTAGAAGTACAGAGGCGGGAATGCAAGTCCTGCAGgtcattttataacaaattaACAGTATCCAGAACATTGTTGAGCGCAAATGATCAATCCCAAACAGTGAATCAATAGTATCCATCTCAAGAAAGCAGCAGCAAGAGTATAAAGGTCTGGTTTAGTTACCAGAAGAGAGCACAACGATGACATACTGCCATCC is a genomic window of Brassica napus cultivar Da-Ae chromosome A2, Da-Ae, whole genome shotgun sequence containing:
- the LOC106391508 gene encoding transcription factor MYB82-like; amino-acid sequence: MLELKLETRARYAHFIANTASLSNCGGQRRMEKREEERKTHVKRGLWKPEEDMILRSYIDTHGEGNWADISRRSGLKRGGKSCRLRWKNYLRPNIKRGGMTPQEQDLIIRMHKLLGNRWSLIAGRLPGRTDNEVKNYWNTHLNKKSSSRKQNATESVEATPWVDKPVMSTEVRGSHGGGEGEEGTTTTWMEETNFFARIESPLPLTAHNPDTLLFDPSFAFTDCFPLL
- the LOC106391516 gene encoding TBC1 domain family member 15 — protein: MEASELHDLSDDADYAASQLQGSASMMRCDSDKRSRSSDPDAAELIYLKDNVAIHPTQFASERISGRLKLTKQDALLFLSWIPYKGQTSNAKLSEKDRNLYTITAVPFTEVRSIRRHTPPLGWQYVIVVLSSGLAFPPLYFYNGGVKEFLATVKQHVLLARSAEDANVFIVNDFQSRLQKTLSSLELPSSLPVASGQSTYPLDEVYSNESQGGTSAGVDNRVSNLSQYGLRKQKSHDPTRDLSIHLLEKFSLVTKFARETTTQLFSENNGFGSAGKRWNNQPVHSYPEKLSNIVEEKHDQNPHSYPEKEHLNDEEIYNDIDVPADPLEFNKLSLVWGKPRQPPMGSQEFTAFLDSEGRVVESKALRERVFYGGIEHHLRKEVWPFLLGYHAYESTYAEREYLRSVKQMEYATLKQQWQSISREQAKRFTKYRERKGLIDKDVVRTDRSFEYYEGDDNLNVNIMRDILLTYSFYNFDLGYCQGMSDYLSPILFVMEDESEAFWCFVALMERLGPNFNRDQNGMHTQLFALSKLVELLDSPLHNYFKQNDCLNYFFCFRWILIQFKREFEYEKTMQLWEVLWTQYLTEHLHLYVCVAILKRCRSTIMGEQMDFDTLLKFINELSGHIDLDSTVRDAEALCICAGENGAASIPPGTPPSLPLDDGIVYSLDDDVL